TATTGTAATcaaaatgaaaggaaatgaaaagaaggTGAAGATTAATACTCTTGGCCAGAAtgctattttaattgaaaaaaaaaggaaaagtacTTTCTCAGTTCTTAGGTTTTGGATTTAGGTTCCATTTGGTCTCTAGATTTCAATATGTTATtcgtttagtttttgaattttgaatttgatttcaattcaatccttaagtttcaaaacatCACAATTATACTcgagttttgcttcaatttcagtccttagattttaaaatttgcaCTTTTAATCCTGATTTTCAATACTCAATTTCATTTGTTGTGTTAATGTAtgttaatcaatttaaaatattaaaacaattaaaaacaaataagtttttactaattttcaacaatataaaaactaaatttaaatctcccgttaataattatttaaaatttattaatagaCATTGACgtcaatgattgaaagtgagtatgtaatgaaaaatcaagattaaaagTGCATAATTCCGAAACCAATGAACCAAACTGAAACTCAAATCTTACATGTAAAATTTAATGTTATGAAATTTAGGAACTAGAtggaaatcaaactcaaaatttagacAAAATATATAacgttttgaaacttatttgtAAATGTGTCACGAGTGATTTTAGGGTCAGAGGGTAAAGAAGACATCGCAACGGAAAGAAGGCTACTAGGCCATAAAAGCTACAATAAACAGGCAAACCACCAAGTCAAGAGGAGGAAACGAGCGTAAGGAAAAAGACCAATCGAGCCTTGGCCCTTGGTCCAGTCAGCCTCGGCCTTCCACCAAATAATCCATACCAAGCATAATTTGGGCCAATATAGGCCTCTAGAAGAGGGCCTACATGGCCCAAAGTCGGTTCGGTCCACTTAGCCTTGGCCCACAGAATCAAGCTTTACGCATATTGAAGCCCCGGGGGAAAATTGGATATCCCAAGGTCTAGGGAAAATGATATGGCCACATAGAGCTTATAAATAAGGGAATAAGGAGTTAGATGAGGTACGCAGTCTCTTCATTAGAAACACCATATTAAAACAAGTATTCTCTAGGTCTATGGAAGCTGTATCCAAAACTTAAGTATCAAAAAGgtaattcaaaaagaaaaaaaaagggaaaaaataccTTATTATAAAGTATCATTACTATTATTAAACattttggataaaattaacttaaaactattaaatttaatatatatatatatatatatttaaaaaaaaagtgttgatTGAGTTGGTATATAAATAGAcagaatgaaaagaaagaaagatataaACCAATAAGAATGGTCATACCCACAAGAGAACTAGAAGCAAGGAGAGCCTTTAGCACATCCATCCATCCATATCCATTTCAATTTATTCCTCACATTTCCCCTTTCTTCCCTTTCAGACGGAAAACAAGAAAAATCCAAATGATGAGGCGTCTTTGTCCCAACATCGACCGAGACGACGGCCTCGAGACCATTCTGGAGGTCCCAATCCCCGAAGAAATGTTCACCAGTATGGGCAGCAACGTCACTCTCCGTTGGCAGAACATGTCCACCTGGATGAAAGCTCAAACCTCCGACAAATGGTCTTCTCCTATCATCGCCAATCGCTTCAACGAGCTACGATTTCTCCTCTACCTCGTCGGATCTCCTCTCATTCCTCTTCAAGTCCAATTAGGCCACTCTGTTCATCGCCCTGTCAGAGATTGCTCCATTGTAAGTTTCGACATTTTTGCCCTATTTTAATTCGTCCATCTGAATTTTAATTGGATTCCTTCCTCCATTGCAGGAGGCTTCGACGGCGAAATACATCGTGCAACAGTATATAGCGGCGACGGGAGGACCGGCGGCGTTGAATTCGGTGCAGAGTATGTGTGTGACGGGGCAGGTGAAGATTAAAGCGTCGGATTTTCATTTGTCGGATGAGAGTATCGAGGTGAAGAAGAGTACGGAAGAGATCGGAGGGTTTGTGCTTTGGCAGAAGAATCCGGATCTATGGTGTTTGGAGCTTGTGGTTTCTGGTTGTAAGGTTATTTGTGGTTCTAATGGAAAGCTTTCATGGCGACATTCTTCTAATAATCAACATTCCCCCATTTCTACCGGCCCTCCTAGGCCTTTACGCCGATTTCTTCAGGTAAATCATACATCTCTCTGTTTCTTCCCCCAACCACCCAACGTATCTAAATTACTatgacatatttataatttattctcAAAAATGCATTTTCAAGTTTAAGATTACACATCATTAAACATGAAATATGGCAAAAGCAatttaacattttcaaaatttacgaGAAGAAACAAAAGTTGAAGGAATATAGATtaaaataaagatttaaaaagaAGATAGAAGAGAATAAACTGGGAAAATTAATGAGATGAGTTGGGGTTGGGGCAGGGTTTGGATCCAAGAGCAACAGCGAACCTATTCATAGACGCAATGTGCATCGGAGAAAAACTAATCAACGACGAAGACTGCTTCATTCTAAAGCTGGAAACAAGCCCCGCAATTCGGGAAGCACAAAGCGGCCCTAATTACGAGATAATCCACCACACAATTTGGGGATACTTCAGCCAACGCTCTGGTCTTCTCATCCAATTCGAGGACTCTAGGCTTCTACGGATGCGAACCAAAAGCGACGAAGATGTCTTCTGGGAGACCAGCACCGAGTCCTTTATGGACACCTACCGCTACGTTGATGGCGTCAACATTGCCCACAGTGGCAAGACCAACGTCACCGTCTTCAGATATGGCGAACAATCCGCTAACCACAAGAGGGAGATGGAGGAGACTTGGAAGATCGAAGAGGTCGATTTCAATGTCTGGGGCTTGACCATGGAGAGCTTTCTTCCGCCTCCTGGCGCCGCCGTCTTGCAATTGCAAGACGCTTCTTAATCGCTCGGGATTGCGATTTCCATTGCCATGGCGATTGCTTCCTCTGTATATACACAAATTtatctcaattttgattttgctTTCTGaggacattttcttttttcgttATAGTTAATATCATTCTTTTGGGGATATTCAAATCCCCTCTATTgatcaaacttgtttaaatttcatatacaacactttttttttctttcttttgaccGTAGGGCTAACAtatatatgtgtttggtagatcaaggaatttgatattatatatttataaagttaattaacaaaacattgttattaatttatttatgaatataatttatattaaaaaaaatttatactatcattattttatactattatattatttatattacattacataatacatattatattaatgtaaaaataaattgagtttataacatcaCTAAtggttttttaaatgttttttttttatctttatttaatataatgttacactttgaaaattaaaactcgatataatgaaaacataaaaatatttattttcagaATTTGCACTATTTGAATcataaaatccaaaaataatttttaaatcagAATTtgaattctctaccaaacaaaACCCTTAATTTTTAATGCTACATTTTGAAAGCTGTGATGGTTTAAAAAATGGTTTGGATGAACTAAATTAAGaagcaaaaaataaatttaagatatgttctaaaattaattaggaaaaaaaaaaattagattggAGGGTATACATCAAATATTAGCTTAAATTTGTCTGTTGGCACTTCAAGTCTAGGGGTAGCGTGCCCTCGTAGGGTTC
The nucleotide sequence above comes from Benincasa hispida cultivar B227 chromosome 3, ASM972705v1, whole genome shotgun sequence. Encoded proteins:
- the LOC120074751 gene encoding uncharacterized protein LOC120074751, which codes for MVIPTRELEARRAFSTSIHPYPFQFIPHISPFFPFRRKTRKIQMMRRLCPNIDRDDGLETILEVPIPEEMFTSMGSNVTLRWQNMSTWMKAQTSDKWSSPIIANRFNELRFLLYLVGSPLIPLQVQLGHSVHRPVRDCSIEASTAKYIVQQYIAATGGPAALNSVQSMCVTGQVKIKASDFHLSDESIEVKKSTEEIGGFVLWQKNPDLWCLELVVSGCKVICGSNGKLSWRHSSNNQHSPISTGPPRPLRRFLQGLDPRATANLFIDAMCIGEKLINDEDCFILKLETSPAIREAQSGPNYEIIHHTIWGYFSQRSGLLIQFEDSRLLRMRTKSDEDVFWETSTESFMDTYRYVDGVNIAHSGKTNVTVFRYGEQSANHKREMEETWKIEEVDFNVWGLTMESFLPPPGAAVLQLQDAS